A genomic stretch from Kribbella amoyensis includes:
- the gyrA gene encoding DNA gyrase subunit A has translation MTETPTSPGHDRIEPLDLQTEMQQSYLDYAMAVIVGRALPEVRDGLKPVHRRILYAMYDGGYRPDRGFSKCSRVVGDVMGQYHPHGDSAIYDTLVRLAQPWVMRAPMIQGQGNFGSPGNDPAAAMRYTECRLAPLAMEMVRDIDQETVDFRPNYDGRSQEPVILPSRFPNLLVNGSAGIAVGMATQIPPHNLREVAGAANWVLENPDASQEEILAACMEHIKGPDFPNGALVVGYKGIDDAYRTGRGSVTMRAVVDIEEDAKGRTSLVVTELPYMVNPDNLAQKIAELVNTGKVSGIADIRDDTSSRTGQRLVIVLKRDAQPRVVLNNLYKHTQLQDTFGCNMLALVDGVPRTLSVDLFITHWIDHQIEVIQRRTRYRLREAEKQAHVYRGLVKALDALDEVIALIRRSPDVDEARSGLMSLLEIDDVQAQAILDMQLRRLAALERQKITDRLNELEAVIADLEDILANPVRQRGIVKDELAEIVDKYGDDRRTQIIAADGDLSVQDLVPDEDVVVTITRGGYAKRTKTDLYRVQNRGGKGVRGAQLRAEDEIGHFFATTNHHWMLFFTTKGRVYRAKVWQLPESARDAKGSHVAGLLSFQPDEEIAQVLTLRDYEQADYLVLATKKGLVKKTALTDYDSARQSGIIAVNFREEDDELIGAHLATAQDDLLLVSRKGQSIRFTANDEQLRPMGRATSGVTGMKFRPGDELLSMSVIRLHADENAQYVFTVTDAGYAKRSRVAEYRQQGRGGLGIKAVKLNDERGSLVGAIIVGDEDQVLAIKSSGQVVRSRVDTVPVKGRDTMGVKFAGVGESDAVVAIARNTDLTVSEEELEAAEAAVEAAQDVDGSTTETTPESVQSGDHHSTDAEGAATVEDDDAGQEGS, from the coding sequence ATGACCGAGACCCCCACCTCACCGGGCCACGACCGGATCGAGCCTCTCGACCTGCAGACCGAGATGCAGCAGTCGTACCTCGACTACGCGATGGCGGTCATCGTCGGCCGCGCGCTGCCCGAGGTCCGCGACGGGCTGAAGCCGGTGCATCGCCGGATCCTCTACGCGATGTACGACGGCGGCTACCGGCCGGACCGCGGCTTCTCCAAGTGCTCGCGTGTCGTCGGTGACGTGATGGGTCAGTACCACCCGCACGGTGACTCGGCGATCTACGACACCCTGGTCCGGCTGGCGCAGCCGTGGGTGATGCGGGCGCCGATGATCCAGGGCCAGGGCAACTTCGGTTCGCCGGGCAACGACCCCGCGGCCGCGATGCGGTACACGGAGTGCCGGCTGGCGCCGCTGGCGATGGAGATGGTCCGCGACATCGACCAGGAGACGGTCGACTTCCGGCCCAACTACGACGGCCGTTCGCAGGAGCCGGTGATCCTGCCCAGCCGCTTCCCGAACCTGCTGGTCAACGGCTCCGCCGGGATCGCGGTCGGGATGGCGACCCAGATCCCGCCGCACAACCTGCGCGAGGTCGCGGGCGCGGCGAACTGGGTGCTGGAGAACCCGGACGCGAGCCAGGAGGAGATCCTGGCCGCGTGCATGGAGCACATCAAGGGCCCGGACTTCCCGAACGGCGCCCTGGTGGTCGGCTACAAGGGCATCGACGACGCGTACCGGACCGGCCGTGGCTCGGTCACGATGCGCGCGGTGGTGGACATCGAGGAGGACGCCAAGGGGCGGACCAGCCTCGTCGTCACCGAGCTGCCGTACATGGTCAACCCGGACAACCTGGCCCAGAAGATCGCCGAGCTGGTGAACACCGGCAAGGTCAGCGGGATCGCCGACATCCGCGACGACACCTCGTCCCGGACCGGTCAGCGGCTCGTGATCGTGCTGAAGCGGGACGCCCAGCCGCGGGTCGTGCTCAACAACCTCTACAAGCACACCCAGCTGCAGGACACCTTCGGCTGCAACATGCTGGCCCTGGTCGACGGCGTACCGCGCACCCTGAGCGTCGACCTGTTCATCACGCACTGGATCGACCACCAGATCGAGGTCATCCAGCGGCGGACCAGGTACCGCCTGCGCGAGGCCGAGAAGCAGGCGCACGTGTACCGCGGCCTGGTGAAGGCGCTGGACGCGCTGGACGAGGTCATCGCGCTGATCCGGCGCAGCCCGGACGTGGACGAGGCCCGCAGCGGCCTGATGTCGCTGCTGGAGATCGACGACGTCCAGGCGCAGGCCATCCTGGACATGCAGCTGCGCCGGCTGGCCGCCCTGGAGCGGCAGAAGATCACCGACCGGCTGAACGAGCTCGAGGCCGTCATCGCCGACCTCGAGGACATCCTGGCCAACCCGGTCCGGCAGCGCGGCATCGTCAAGGACGAGCTGGCCGAGATCGTCGACAAGTACGGCGACGACCGGCGGACCCAGATCATCGCGGCCGACGGCGACCTGTCCGTGCAGGACCTGGTCCCGGACGAGGACGTCGTCGTGACCATCACCCGCGGCGGCTACGCCAAGCGGACCAAGACCGACCTGTACCGGGTGCAGAACCGCGGCGGCAAGGGGGTCCGGGGGGCCCAGCTGCGGGCCGAGGACGAGATCGGCCACTTCTTCGCCACCACGAACCACCACTGGATGCTGTTCTTCACCACCAAGGGCCGGGTCTACCGGGCCAAGGTGTGGCAGCTGCCCGAGTCGGCGCGGGACGCGAAGGGCTCGCACGTCGCGGGGCTGCTCTCGTTCCAGCCGGACGAGGAGATCGCCCAGGTCCTCACGCTGCGGGACTACGAGCAGGCCGACTACCTGGTCCTGGCGACCAAGAAGGGCCTGGTCAAGAAGACGGCGCTGACCGACTACGACTCGGCCCGGCAGAGCGGCATCATCGCGGTCAACTTCCGCGAGGAGGACGACGAGCTGATCGGCGCCCACCTGGCCACCGCGCAGGACGACCTGCTGCTGGTGTCCCGGAAGGGCCAGTCGATCCGCTTCACCGCGAACGACGAGCAGCTGCGGCCGATGGGCCGGGCCACCTCCGGCGTCACCGGGATGAAGTTCCGGCCGGGCGACGAGCTGCTGTCGATGTCGGTGATCCGGCTGCACGCCGACGAGAACGCGCAGTACGTGTTCACGGTCACCGACGCCGGGTACGCCAAGCGCAGCCGGGTGGCGGAGTACCGCCAGCAGGGCCGTGGTGGGCTCGGGATCAAGGCGGTCAAGCTGAACGACGAGCGCGGGTCGCTGGTCGGCGCGATCATCGTCGGCGACGAGGACCAGGTGCTGGCGATCAAGTCCAGCGGCCAGGTCGTCCGCAGCCGGGTGGACACCGTGCCGGTGAAGGGCCGGGACACGATGGGTGTGAAGTTCGCCGGAGTCGGGGAGTCTGACGCTGTGGTCGCGATCGCCCGCAACACCGACCTCACCGTGAGTGAGGAGGAGCTCGAAGCCGCCGAGGCGGCGGTCGAGGCTGCCCAGGATGTGGACGGATCGACAACCGAAACCACCCCGGAGAGCGTCCAGTCAGGTGACCACCATTCGACTGACGCCGAAGGCGCGGCTACCGTCGAAGACGACGACGCCGGCCAGGAGGGCAGCTGA
- a CDS encoding DUF3566 domain-containing protein, translating to MTNRARPTWPDGAADNAKTQSPQGGNGKAPSTPPAAPTSNGRSNNGRANGSQPRPAQNGQQSADFRPQQRPANQGGPSKPTRPPQQPPVRPAAQQPGGGHPGATANPGQSSPSTPGRPEPRFPAGSPSQGQPAQGYGQVGKVSAPSAAPKQAKTADSFGDRVTAAKQAVLDKAAAVKEAASAEKDKPQAAAESAPRPTSRGQVRKARLRLSRLDPWSVMKTSFLLSIAFGIVLWVAVFIVWSAIGAAGVFDNINNTVSEVLGTPSAEPFRIENYINTGKVMGFTTLLACADVLIITALATLGSFLYNIAATLLGGLEVTLASED from the coding sequence ATGACCAACCGCGCGAGGCCGACATGGCCTGATGGGGCTGCGGACAACGCGAAGACCCAGTCGCCCCAGGGCGGCAACGGGAAAGCGCCGTCCACCCCACCGGCCGCACCGACCTCCAACGGTCGTAGCAACAACGGGCGGGCGAACGGCTCTCAGCCGCGTCCCGCCCAAAACGGCCAGCAGTCCGCCGACTTCCGCCCGCAGCAGCGCCCGGCGAACCAGGGCGGCCCGTCCAAGCCGACGCGGCCGCCGCAGCAACCCCCGGTACGCCCTGCCGCGCAGCAGCCGGGCGGCGGACACCCGGGCGCCACGGCCAACCCGGGTCAGTCGAGCCCGAGTACGCCGGGGCGGCCGGAGCCACGGTTCCCGGCCGGTTCGCCGAGCCAGGGCCAGCCGGCGCAGGGGTACGGGCAGGTCGGCAAGGTGTCGGCTCCGTCCGCGGCGCCGAAGCAGGCCAAGACGGCCGACTCCTTCGGCGACCGGGTGACCGCGGCGAAGCAGGCGGTGCTCGACAAGGCGGCCGCGGTGAAGGAAGCCGCGAGCGCCGAGAAGGACAAGCCGCAGGCCGCCGCCGAGAGCGCGCCGCGTCCGACGTCGCGCGGCCAGGTCCGCAAGGCCCGGCTGCGGTTGTCGAGGCTGGATCCGTGGTCGGTGATGAAGACCTCGTTCCTGCTCTCCATCGCGTTCGGCATCGTGCTCTGGGTGGCCGTGTTCATCGTCTGGTCGGCGATCGGCGCGGCCGGCGTCTTCGACAACATCAACAACACGGTGTCCGAGGTCCTGGGCACCCCGTCGGCCGAGCCGTTCCGGATCGAGAACTACATCAACACCGGCAAGGTGATGGGCTTCACCACCCTGCTGGCGTGTGCGGACGTGTTGATCATCACCGCGCTCGCGACGCTCGGATCGTTCCTCTACAACATCGCGGCGACCCTGCTGGGCGGCCTCGAAGTCACGCTGGCATCGGAGGACTGA
- a CDS encoding DLW-39 family protein, which translates to MLKKILLVLLASIGGYFAYKKTQQARAEQDLWAEAVDPVTPGR; encoded by the coding sequence GTGCTGAAGAAGATTCTGCTGGTACTGCTGGCGAGCATCGGTGGATACTTCGCGTACAAGAAGACCCAGCAGGCCCGCGCCGAGCAGGACCTCTGGGCCGAGGCCGTCGACCCGGTCACCCCGGGCCGCTGA
- a CDS encoding IS481 family transposase, whose protein sequence is MSKARLVVTAIEIERRSVAEVAAAYGVARSWVYELLTRYRTDGEAAFEPRSRRPKTSPTAIPQSTVDLIITVRKQLIESGLDAGPDTIAWHLRHHHQVTVSVSTIARTLTRQGLVIPQPKKRPKSSYLRFEAEQPNETWQSDFTHYPLADGTDTETITWLDDHSRYALHVSAHRHITGRIVLDTFRQTAAKQGFPASVLTDNGFVYTTRFAGGRGGRNGLETELRRLDIVQKNSRPNHPTTCGKVERFQQTMKNWLAAQPQQPAGLDELQALLDTFVQIYNHARPHRSLPHRATPATAYHARPKTGPGTDRSTDTHYRVLHDIADPAGKLTLRRAGRLHHIPIGTEHARTPVLKLVDDPHIRIINAATGELLRELTLDPTRDYQPLGRPPGPPPKNRKPDPNLGSGLSGMS, encoded by the coding sequence GTGTCCAAAGCCCGGCTGGTTGTTACCGCGATCGAGATCGAAAGACGCAGCGTCGCCGAGGTCGCGGCCGCCTACGGCGTTGCCCGGTCGTGGGTCTACGAACTGCTGACCCGCTACCGCACCGACGGCGAAGCGGCGTTCGAGCCACGGTCACGCCGGCCCAAGACCAGCCCGACCGCCATACCGCAGTCGACGGTCGATCTGATCATCACGGTCCGCAAACAGCTGATCGAGTCCGGTCTGGACGCGGGTCCGGACACGATCGCCTGGCATCTACGGCACCACCACCAGGTCACGGTCTCGGTCAGCACCATCGCTCGCACCCTGACCCGCCAAGGGCTGGTGATTCCGCAGCCGAAGAAGCGCCCGAAGAGCTCCTACCTGCGGTTCGAGGCCGAACAACCCAATGAAACCTGGCAATCCGACTTCACCCACTACCCACTCGCCGACGGCACCGACACCGAGACCATCACCTGGCTCGACGACCACTCCCGCTACGCCCTGCACGTCTCGGCTCACCGGCACATCACCGGCCGAATCGTGCTCGACACCTTCAGGCAAACCGCAGCCAAGCAGGGGTTTCCCGCCTCGGTACTCACCGACAACGGCTTCGTCTACACCACCCGCTTCGCCGGCGGCCGCGGTGGACGTAACGGTCTGGAGACCGAACTACGCCGCCTCGACATCGTCCAGAAGAACTCCCGCCCCAACCACCCCACGACCTGCGGCAAGGTGGAACGATTCCAGCAGACGATGAAGAACTGGCTGGCCGCGCAACCTCAACAACCCGCCGGCCTGGACGAGCTCCAGGCACTCCTCGACACCTTCGTGCAGATCTACAACCACGCACGCCCGCACCGATCGCTGCCCCACCGCGCGACCCCGGCCACCGCCTACCACGCCCGCCCCAAAACCGGCCCCGGCACCGACCGCTCCACCGACACCCACTACCGCGTACTCCACGACATCGCCGACCCCGCCGGCAAACTCACCCTGCGCCGCGCCGGGCGCCTCCACCACATCCCCATCGGCACCGAGCACGCCCGAACCCCCGTCCTCAAGCTCGTCGACGACCCCCACATCCGCATCATCAACGCCGCCACCGGCGAACTCCTCCGCGAACTCACACTCGACCCCACCCGCGACTACCAACCCCTCGGCCGACCCCCAGGACCACCACCCAAAAACAGAAAACCGGACCCCAATCTGGGGTCCGGTCTGTCCGGTATGTCCTGA